One region of Triticum aestivum cultivar Chinese Spring chromosome 6B, IWGSC CS RefSeq v2.1, whole genome shotgun sequence genomic DNA includes:
- the LOC123139011 gene encoding putative homeobox-leucine zipper protein HOX26 — MSTVTTISSTSKESLEVEELVDTRLSLVIGAGSQPPPAPEAAGHVAGNIGRKNGERWIGGGSARQHGKRARAVHGGSDIDDDDDGGDAVGRARKKLRLTAEQAALLEKSVRAHNVLSHGEKHDLAGQLGLKPRQVEVWFQNRRARTKLKQTELDCELLRRWCERLSDDNARLRRELAETRAVLLVGGAQDLTFTGCPSCNRLAGGRRAA; from the exons ATGTCTACCGTGACGACCATAAGCAGCACAAGCAAGGAGTCGCTGGAGGTGGAAGAGCTTGTCGACACAAGGCTGTCGCTCGTGATCGGCGCCGGAAGCCAACCGCCGCCGGCGCCAGAGGCAGCGGGTCATGTGGCGGGAAATATCGGAAGGAAGAACGGGGAGAGGTGGATAGGCGGCGGTAGTGCAAGGCAGCATGGCAAGAGGGCCAGGGCTGTGCACGGCGGCAGCGacatcgacgacgacgacgacggaggGGACGCAGTCGGCCGCGCCAGGAAGAAGCTCCGGCTCACCGCGGAGCAGGCGGCGCTGCTGGAGAAAAGCGTCCGAGCCCACAACGTCCTCTCCCAT GGTGAGAAGCACGATCTTGCGGGGCAGCTTGGGTTGAAGCCGAGGCAGGTGGAGGTGTGGTTCCAGAACAGGAGGGCGCGGACCAAGCTCAAGCAGACGGAGCTCGACTGCGAGCTGCTGCGCCGGTGGTGCGAGCGCCTCAGCGACGACAACGCGCGGCTCCGGCGAGAGCTCGCCGAGACACGCGCGGTCCTCCTCGTCGGCGGTGCACAGGACTTGACGTTCACGGGGTGTCCTTCCTGCAACAGGCTCGCCGGCGGCCGGAGGGCGGCCTAG
- the LOC123136310 gene encoding uncharacterized protein isoform X2, giving the protein MGDPSKEKTGDSSVDKMYEIFSKLLEHQHQSKAAAEPVKHTLEPNPVRLSGPGDYISWARHAKLILSANDYDYLLVGNEESLEKGGAGRKQINDKVLVWLLGSMEPKIREQVEGMDTVCEVWSSLKKQFAGKTNKMQATRIMHELTNLKQRSRSVTEYEGEVKKLYRDLHYHHPFEPVHKDDLAIHHVWFESFVSKLFLDGLDQELNLRRQLIFAMPEWPSLDDIISSMIEEETRLTQPKEDGQERADARAALSVQPRRATNSFGKVDKSKLLCDHCKRKGHTKGECFELHGYPSWWDKGRSQLGGARGSNKRQANYNASARELPVVDMQALEDFKSKLKLSEGSSSSQGSSKVDSSFNTITQGAWDRESSRDWDHA; this is encoded by the exons ATGGGAGATCCAAGTAAAGAAAAAACAGGGGATTCTAGTGTTGATAAGATGTATGAAATATTTAGCAAACTGCTTGAGCACCAGCACCAATCAAAGGCTGCTGCTGAGCCAGTTAAGCATACACTTGAGCCAAATCCAGTCAGACTATCAGGACCTGGTGACTACATCAGTTGGGCACGCCATGCCAAATTGATTCTGAGCGCCAATGACTATGATTATTTACTTGTTGGCAATGAAGAAAGTTTGGAGAAAGGCGGTGCAGGCAGGAAACAAATCAATGATAAAGTACTAGTATGGCTGTTGGGAAGTATGGAACCAAAAATTAGAGAACAAGTGGAAGGCATGGACACTGTTTGTGAGGTCTGGTCATCTTTGAAGAAACAATTTGCAGGGAAAACAAATAAAATGCAAGCCACCCGTATCATGCATGAGTTAACTAATTTGAAGCAGCGCTCAAGATCTGTAACAGAGTATGAAGGTGAAGTAAAGAAATTATACAGAGACTTACATTATCATCACCCTTTTGAACCTGTTCACAAGGATGACTTGGCAATTCATCATGTGTGGTTTGAGTCGTTTGTGAGCAAGCTCTTTCTTGATGGCCTAGACCAGGAACTAAACCTCCGTCGTCAATTGATATTTGCAATGCCTGAGTGGCCTAGTCTTGATGATATTATTTCTAGCATGATTGAGGAGGAGACTCGTTTGACACAACCGAAGGAGGATGGTCAGGAGCGTGCAGATGCTCGTGCTGCATTATCCGTACAACCTCGCCGTGCTACAAATTCCTTTGGTAAGGTGGATAAAAGCAAATTGCTTTGTGACCATTGCAAGAGAAAAGGACACACCAAGGGTGAGTGTTTTGAGTTGCATGGTTATCCATCTTGGTGGGATAAAGGGAGATCTCAGCTAGGGGGAGCTCGGGGTTCAAACAAAAGACAAGCTAATTACAATGCATCTGCAAGGGAACTACCTGTGGTAGATATGCAAGCTCTTGAGGATTTCAAATCCAAGCTCAAACTCTCCGAAGGCTCATCTTCGTCCCAAGGTTCCTCCAAAGTTGATTCTAGCTTTAATACCATCACCCAAG GAGCTTGGGACAGGGAGAGTTCTCGGGACTGGGACCATGCATGA
- the LOC123136310 gene encoding uncharacterized protein isoform X1 encodes MGDPSKEKTGDSSVDKMYEIFSKLLEHQHQSKAAAEPVKHTLEPNPVRLSGPGDYISWARHAKLILSANDYDYLLVGNEESLEKGGAGRKQINDKVLVWLLGSMEPKIREQVEGMDTVCEVWSSLKKQFAGKTNKMQATRIMHELTNLKQRSRSVTEYEGEVKKLYRDLHYHHPFEPVHKDDLAIHHVWFESFVSKLFLDGLDQELNLRRQLIFAMPEWPSLDDIISSMIEEETRLTQPKEDGQERADARAALSVQPRRATNSFGKVDKSKLLCDHCKRKGHTKGECFELHGYPSWWDKGRSQLGGARGSNKRQANYNASARELPVVDMQALEDFKSKLKLSEGSSSSQGSSKVDSSFNTITQGMESHQAQSRSWIIDTGATNHMTGASNLFTSYTPTSGAWDRESSRDWDHA; translated from the exons ATGGGAGATCCAAGTAAAGAAAAAACAGGGGATTCTAGTGTTGATAAGATGTATGAAATATTTAGCAAACTGCTTGAGCACCAGCACCAATCAAAGGCTGCTGCTGAGCCAGTTAAGCATACACTTGAGCCAAATCCAGTCAGACTATCAGGACCTGGTGACTACATCAGTTGGGCACGCCATGCCAAATTGATTCTGAGCGCCAATGACTATGATTATTTACTTGTTGGCAATGAAGAAAGTTTGGAGAAAGGCGGTGCAGGCAGGAAACAAATCAATGATAAAGTACTAGTATGGCTGTTGGGAAGTATGGAACCAAAAATTAGAGAACAAGTGGAAGGCATGGACACTGTTTGTGAGGTCTGGTCATCTTTGAAGAAACAATTTGCAGGGAAAACAAATAAAATGCAAGCCACCCGTATCATGCATGAGTTAACTAATTTGAAGCAGCGCTCAAGATCTGTAACAGAGTATGAAGGTGAAGTAAAGAAATTATACAGAGACTTACATTATCATCACCCTTTTGAACCTGTTCACAAGGATGACTTGGCAATTCATCATGTGTGGTTTGAGTCGTTTGTGAGCAAGCTCTTTCTTGATGGCCTAGACCAGGAACTAAACCTCCGTCGTCAATTGATATTTGCAATGCCTGAGTGGCCTAGTCTTGATGATATTATTTCTAGCATGATTGAGGAGGAGACTCGTTTGACACAACCGAAGGAGGATGGTCAGGAGCGTGCAGATGCTCGTGCTGCATTATCCGTACAACCTCGCCGTGCTACAAATTCCTTTGGTAAGGTGGATAAAAGCAAATTGCTTTGTGACCATTGCAAGAGAAAAGGACACACCAAGGGTGAGTGTTTTGAGTTGCATGGTTATCCATCTTGGTGGGATAAAGGGAGATCTCAGCTAGGGGGAGCTCGGGGTTCAAACAAAAGACAAGCTAATTACAATGCATCTGCAAGGGAACTACCTGTGGTAGATATGCAAGCTCTTGAGGATTTCAAATCCAAGCTCAAACTCTCCGAAGGCTCATCTTCGTCCCAAGGTTCCTCCAAAGTTGATTCTAGCTTTAATACCATCACCCAAGGTATGGAATCCCACCAAGCCCAGTCAAGATCATGGATAATTGATACTGGAGCTACTAACCACATGACAGGAGCCTCAAACTTGTTTACTTCCTACACACCTACCTCTG GAGCTTGGGACAGGGAGAGTTCTCGGGACTGGGACCATGCATGA